A genomic segment from Caldalkalibacillus thermarum encodes:
- a CDS encoding Cof-type HAD-IIB family hydrolase, whose translation MNIKLLAIDVDGTLLHDNHELSERTKEAIFRIKEEGVRVVLATGRGPRSCDPLIEALQLTDPMITHNGAVIYNPVRNMAEQQVGFEAKELLPIIRYCRSRNIHFDVNTAFGIYVEQLREEVVPVYKQFFVEPVVVDDIGSLTDPIVKLTLTDQPHRLDQVMNEIVPQFPDLSIIRSGETFIDVIHPQATKANALRYLLQKFRISPDEVMAFGNYYNDLEMLQLAGTGVAMGNAPREVQQQADIVTQSNNEDGVALVIENMLRDKLVV comes from the coding sequence ATGAACATTAAATTGCTGGCCATTGATGTGGACGGCACCTTGCTGCATGACAATCATGAGTTAAGTGAACGGACAAAAGAGGCCATTTTTAGGATAAAAGAAGAAGGGGTTCGCGTGGTCCTGGCTACTGGGCGGGGACCACGCTCCTGTGATCCTCTCATTGAAGCATTACAACTCACAGATCCAATGATAACTCATAACGGAGCCGTCATTTATAATCCGGTACGCAATATGGCTGAGCAACAAGTGGGCTTTGAAGCCAAAGAGTTGTTGCCTATCATACGTTATTGCCGGAGCCGGAACATTCATTTTGATGTCAATACAGCTTTTGGTATTTATGTGGAACAGTTAAGGGAAGAAGTTGTTCCGGTGTATAAACAGTTTTTTGTGGAACCGGTCGTAGTGGACGATATTGGCTCCTTAACTGACCCTATTGTTAAACTGACGCTTACTGACCAGCCACACCGGCTGGATCAGGTGATGAATGAGATTGTTCCCCAATTTCCAGATTTGAGCATTATCCGCAGCGGGGAAACATTTATTGATGTCATTCACCCCCAGGCCACCAAGGCCAATGCCCTCCGTTATTTATTGCAGAAGTTTAGGATTAGCCCTGATGAGGTGATGGCGTTCGGCAATTATTACAATGATCTGGAAATGTTGCAACTGGCCGGGACAGGGGTGGCGATGGGCAACGCACCTCGCGAAGTGCAACAGCAAGCTGATATCGTTACCCAGAGCAACAACGAAGATGGGGTGGCCCTGGTTATTGAAAACATGTTGCGGGATAAATTGGTTGTTTAA